In Zingiber officinale cultivar Zhangliang chromosome 3B, Zo_v1.1, whole genome shotgun sequence, a single window of DNA contains:
- the LOC122056522 gene encoding phosphatidylinositol/phosphatidylcholine transfer protein SFH10-like isoform X2 — protein sequence MQKFDGDYYPETFLLALGSFGTPLKVFLTQKQLQTYIQLLDFLSDLCTCSSKGGCLKFNKGPWNNPNIMEGRSSSTWTIDYGSNIDNQVPKTIEHRHLAAVEKIFGTRSF from the exons ATGCAGAAATTTGATGGAGACTACTATCCTGAG ACTTTTCTACTGGCTCTAGGCTCCTTTGGAACACCATTAAAGGTTTTCTTGACCCAAAAACAACTTCAAACATACAT CCAACTACTAGATTTCTTGAGTGACTTATGCACTTGCTCTAGTAAAGGTGGATGTTTGAAGTTCAACAAAGGGCCATGGAATAATCCCAACATTATGGAG GGAAGAAGTAGCAGTACATGGACAATTGATTATGGATCAAATATTGATAATCAAGTTCCTAAAACTATTGAGCATAGGCATCTAGCTGCTGTGG AAAAAATATTTGGGACGAGAAGTTTTTGA
- the LOC122056522 gene encoding pyrophosphate-energized vacuolar membrane proton pump-like isoform X1 — protein sequence MRSGASSTTCNFVREAELGNLRSNFVSVGRSIDRSSSVLDGGVADPVMWEAILLDLFTNVLIPVTTVVRIAFALLQWLLVSKVRLSPPEADAEGTGKNGYFEYLIDEEEGLNDHNVVVKCAEIQRAISEGATSFLFTEYQYVGIFMAIFSILIFLFLGFVEGFSTKSQPYTYSKDKTCKPALANAIFITLPFLLGGITSVVSGFLGMKIATYANAKITLEARKGVGQAFITAFRSGAVMAFLLAANGLLVLFISINLFKLYYGDDWEGLFEAITSYGLGGSSMALFGRVGGSIYTKAVDVGADLVRKVERNIPEDDPRNPAVVANNVGGIAGMGPDLFGSYAESSCAALVVSSISSFGINHDLTAIACP from the coding sequence ATGAGGTCGGGTGCGAGCTCAACCACATGCAATTTCGTCCGTGAGGCGGAGCTTGGAAACCTTCGAAGTAATTTCGTCAGTGTtggtcgatcgatcgatcgatcttcGAGCGTATTGGACGGTGGTGTGGCAGATCCGGTGATGTGGGAGGCGATTCTTTTGGATCTTTTCACCAATGTCCTAATCCCGGTGACGACCGTCGTCAGGATCGCGTTCGCGCTCCTACAGTGGCTCTTGGTCTCCAAGGTGCGATTATCTCCGCCAGAGGCTGACGCGGAGGGCACTGGCAAGAATGGGTACTTCGAgtacttgatcgacgaggaggaGGGGCTCAATGATCACAACGTGGTCGTCAAGTGTGCCGAGATCCAGAGAGCCATTTCGGAAGGAGCTACTTCTTTCCTTTTCACTGAATACCAGTATGTTGGAATCTTTATGGCTATTTTTTCCATACTGATCTTCCTCTTCCTTGGCTTCGTCGAGGGCTTCAGCACAAAGAGCCAACCCTACACTTACAGTAAGGACAAGACTTGCAAGCCAGCCCTTGCCAATGCCATCTTTATCACATTGCCTTTCTTACTTGGAGGTATCACCTCTGTGGTATCTGGATTCCTTGGCATGAAGATTGCGACATATGCTAATGCCAAGATAACTCTTGAGGCAAGAAAGGGTGTTGGGCAGGCTTTCATCACTGCATTCCGATCAGGCGCTGTCATGGCCTTTTTGCTAGCCGCTAATGGACTTTTGGTTCTCTTTATTTCTATTAACTTATTCAAATTGTATTATGGTGATGACTGGGAAGGTCTTTttgaggctatcactagctatgGCCTTGGTGGGTCTTCCATGGCTCTCTTTGGTAGGGTTGGTGGCAGTATCTATACCAAAGCTGTTGATGTTGGGGCTGATCTGGTTAGGAAGGTCGAGAGGAACATTCCCGAGGATGATCCAAGGAACCCAGCCGTTGTTGCCAACAATGTCGGTGGCATTGCTGGAATGGGGCCAGACCTCTTTGGCTCTTATGCTGAATCTTCATGTGCAGCTCTAGTTGTTTCTTCAATATCTTCCTTTGGAATTAACCATGATTTGACAGCAATTGCGTGCCCTTGA